One genomic window of Anaplasma centrale str. Israel includes the following:
- the hscB gene encoding Fe-S protein assembly co-chaperone HscB translates to MSENYFALLGLEVNFFIDLKTMEKNYVAMQSSMHPDCFSDPAKKESAVVRIAEVNEAYSVLKSPLARAEYILELNGTKLQNEDRNNLVSEVFDMCDSQDAESAITSEISKCQELMGKFFEIGDMYQAALQVEKLKYLKKLNKSGAACSC, encoded by the coding sequence ATGTCTGAAAACTACTTTGCCTTGCTTGGTTTAGAAGTTAATTTTTTCATAGATCTCAAAACTATGGAGAAGAACTATGTAGCGATGCAAAGCAGCATGCATCCGGATTGTTTCTCTGATCCCGCAAAAAAAGAGTCTGCTGTTGTGCGCATAGCGGAGGTGAATGAGGCATATTCTGTGCTCAAATCCCCGTTAGCGAGGGCGGAGTATATTCTGGAACTCAATGGCACAAAGCTGCAAAATGAAGACCGGAACAACCTTGTGTCTGAGGTATTTGACATGTGTGATTCCCAGGATGCAGAATCTGCGATCACGTCAGAAATATCAAAATGTCAGGAACTTATGGGGAAGTTCTTCGAAATAGGTGACATGTACCAGGCTGCGCTGCAAGTTGAGAAACTTAAATACCTGAAAAAGCTAAACAAGAGCGGGGCCGCATGCAGCTGTTAG
- the iscU gene encoding Fe-S cluster assembly scaffold IscU, whose translation MSYSDAVLDRCKNPQNVGSLPKDDLNVGTGLVGAPSCGDVMKLQIKVDENGTIVDAKFKTFGCGAAIAASSLATERIKGKTIEEACMLKNTVLAKELSLPPVKIHCSLLAEDAVKAAVHDYKSKQQIAKGDKC comes from the coding sequence ATGAGCTACAGTGATGCCGTATTAGATCGCTGCAAGAATCCGCAAAATGTTGGTTCTCTGCCTAAAGATGATCTAAATGTTGGAACCGGGTTGGTTGGGGCTCCGAGTTGCGGAGACGTAATGAAGCTGCAGATAAAAGTAGATGAAAATGGCACAATAGTTGATGCCAAGTTTAAGACATTCGGGTGTGGGGCCGCGATTGCCGCAAGCTCGCTAGCAACAGAGCGCATAAAGGGCAAGACGATAGAGGAGGCGTGCATGCTGAAGAATACTGTTCTTGCGAAGGAGCTGTCTCTGCCCCCAGTAAAGATACACTGCTCTTTGTTGGCCGAAGATGCCGTGAAGGCCGCGGTGCACGATTATAAGAGCAAGCAGCAGATTGCCAAAGGGGATAAATGTTGA
- a CDS encoding HesB/IscA family protein — protein sequence MELSIEQGNWGDGLSPIVVTDAAWRRMKELLTDKGDPDVAIRILVKQKGCYGFKYHIEYAYGARPLEVKVEKVFDGFKVVVLIEPKAMMFIRGTTVDYYSDRLSSGFVFKNPNEKGRCGCGDSFYV from the coding sequence ATGGAGCTAAGCATTGAGCAAGGCAACTGGGGCGATGGCCTCTCTCCTATTGTTGTGACTGATGCAGCATGGCGTAGAATGAAGGAGCTGCTTACAGATAAGGGGGACCCTGATGTCGCGATTAGAATCCTTGTAAAGCAGAAGGGATGCTATGGGTTTAAGTACCATATCGAATATGCATACGGCGCCAGGCCGCTCGAGGTGAAAGTTGAAAAGGTGTTCGACGGGTTTAAAGTTGTGGTACTGATTGAGCCGAAGGCTATGATGTTCATCCGTGGTACTACGGTCGATTATTATAGCGACAGGTTGTCGTCCGGTTTTGTTTTTAAAAACCCCAACGAGAAGGGCAGATGCGGATGTGGGGATAGTTTTTATGTCTGA